Part of the Triticum urartu cultivar G1812 chromosome 2, Tu2.1, whole genome shotgun sequence genome, TCCTTACCCAAGCAGCGCCTCCTTCTCTAGGAGCCTCAGCGCTACCTCGTCGTCCTCTCCCCCAAGCAGATGCCTGTCCTGCGTTCTTTCCCCTGAGTAGGTCTCGGCTACCTCCGCAGCCCAACCAATGAGATTTCTCCGTGTCTTGTGAGTTTGATTAGTCTCATCTCTGTGATTTGTGAGGTTTGGTTTGTGCATAGAACAACTGCTATAGTTTTGAAAATTTCTTGAATTGTTACTTTGTTAGATAGAAACTACTCCAAAATAGAGTTTAAAGAAATGAGATTCAGACATTAGACTCCAAATGAAGTGATGGTTTAATTGAATGATTAGGTAGAAAATACTCATTGGAGCAACAGTACCAGCTGATATGGTCGTGTTCTGAAAGTAGACCATAACCATACGTGTAGGTTTTTCATAATCCAATATGTTACCTGCAGCTGAGGATTTATGTGGAATACAGATTACTCTATACTTTTATGACCAACTCGTTATTGTTACTCACAGCCTTTTCGGTTCAGGCTAGAACAAGAAAGCCAAAGTGTCATGTTTTGCCCCTAAATTTCATTTTGCATAGTCAATAAATTAGAAATGGCTAGTACGGTAATACCTTTAATAACAGGAATGTGAATTTTGTAAGCTAGCTAGGCCATACATGCACTTCCATCTCTGTCATACAAGTTGGGCAAACTTTGTGTTTGGATATGTACTGCACTAATTGATATAGGTAATTATATTCTTGATGCTACACGAGGTTTGTCTCCTTTTATCGCCTGCTAATTGATGATTGGTGATTATAGTAGGGCATGGATgctgatttatttattttttgctAAGAGTTTGTATCATGTGCCTTTCTGTTCTCATAGTGAAATGACAATGGTGCCAATATGGTATAAGAATTATGATGCTTTAAATGCTGATAGGGCCATTTACGTCCTCTGATTCGTTGCCCGAGCAGATCTACAACATCCTCTACTTCTTAACTGATGGTGACATTTCTTTGCTATTCCTACAATATAGATAAATGATATTCTACTATTAGTTTTCCATTTCCTGAAACGACACCTTTCAGTTCACTATTCTGCTGTGCTAGATTTCATTCCTTGTCGGTATTGTATTTCTTGTTGCTTGTAGCAGATACGACTGGTATGCATTTTGTTATTATTTTTTTCTTTAATAGAAGGCAAGCTGGGGACTGGTCCATTTGCAAAAGCAGCAATGCAACCACAAGCAAGCTGAGGAGGTAATATATATGTTTCTCTTGGCTATTGCTACGTGATACTATTTCTTTGTTGTTTGACTTTGGAAGGAACTAATTGATCCATTTCTGTTCAGATTAATTTCTGGTGTATACTAGTGTAGTATCAGTTATCAATATATCAACTGCTTATAAGATGCATTTTAATTTTTAAGATTTTGCACCCTATTTCTGCCGGATACTTCTTTCATGGCTACTGTACCAAAATATGTGCATAATACTTACATTGATGACACTTTCTAAATGCAACAGTATATACTTATGTTACAAataaaaaataatatatatatttCTTTCGGAAGTACTATATAATTCTTTAATTGCCAAACAGTATACGTCATCTCAGTATCTCATTCAACACCGGCCAGTAAATAACTACTGATTTGAGTCATTACAGAAATCATGTTACAAACCACTAGCTACATAGTACAATGGTACAGATGAAAGGGCACAAATGCTCGCAGCCTTCAGTTTGCCAAGGCATTTCTGTTTTGTTAGCAGCCCAAATATTTAGTAAATACAGTGTGCTTCATTAACatctcctctcctctcctgctTATGCAAACAGAATGGTCGTTCGGATGGCGAGTGTGTTTGCTTGCGCAATGTTGATTTACATATATTTTGATTATAGAAATCAAGTCATCAtacaaaaaccaaaaaaataaatCCCTTTCTTCTTGAAGATGCCGCCATCTTTCTTCTTCTATTCTGTTCTCTTTTCCTTGCTCCTCTCTTTATGATGCTTCATCTTATACTTTATGTCCTGTTCTCTTTTACTTTGTTCTGCTTGCTCCTTAACAAAAGCATGGAACCAGGAACTGAACAGTTACTTCCCATTAATAGAACCCAAAATATGTCCTTTTTTGCTGCGTTATGTGATTCATGTTAGTAGTGGGATTTGTTGCTTTTGCACAACACGCCACACGTTCAACATTTTGTGCTTGTCTTTGGATAGATATGCCAACTGCCTAGCTGAGAAGCCACTGACTATTACAAGTACATAGTTCTAGTAAGGGACAGTGAATTGTACATGTTCCTGTTTTGTCATATTTGCCCATGGAAGATTTTTGTATGTGCAGTGCAAATAATTCTTGTTTGATCAAATTATGTAATATTGCCTCTTGCTTGCTGTGATGATGAAGTGCTGCACATATGGAAGTTTTATTTAAAATCCAACATGTCCAAATTGTTAATGTGTCAGATTTAAAATCTGAAATAAGAGCTCCATTTTGAATTTTTGATCTGTTGCAGGTGCCTCaaagatacacaagttgatctacAGGCTGCCCTGAAGATTTGGGAGACCTACGACTAAGTTGGTGGAGTGAAATTGTAATAAGCCTTGTTTGTTGAACTTGGAGATATTGGCACGTTTTACGCtcattttgttttttgttttggcaCATAAGTCACAAGTTTTACTCTCATTTTGATTGTGTTGCACATCTAGAAACATATGTTCTTTTCCTTTTTGTTGCACGTCCTTGTATATTGTTGTCTCATGAATGTATCAAAGGAAAATACATATTTTGTCTATTATGTTTATCGAATGAAGTTTAAGATTTTGGATGAGGCCTATATGTAATGTTGATTGAAGTTTATAAGTTGTATGATCTATCTTGATTGCTTAATCACGCAGTGGTAATACTAAATTATGTATATGTTGCTCAGAACGTTTGCTAGTGAAACATAACGTTATGGCATATAAACTACCGGGTGACCATATTTGTGCCGGCAGTTGAGCTGTCGGTAATTGTAGTTCCTATGCTAAAACCAGTCTGCCGGGAGAAAACAAACTGCCGGGAAATACATGGGTCGTGGTAGAGATACTGCCGGGAAAAATTTATCTGCCGGGAGAAGTTATCCCCGGCAGCCGTTCTTGTGGCAGTTCTATCTGCCGGGAGAACGGCTCTCCTGGCAGTTTGTCTGCCCTCTTAGTGGCTTTCTCCCGACAGATTATATGCCATTGCATTAGTGTTGTggtgtagcgctgaccctaggggtgggctatgttgcggtagatacaccgtggtcgggtatgccgggcgcccgtttggcatctcgggaccctgtacacatcgtttggggccgttgaggacaccccggccggatttccttgcggatggaacccaaataggccataaacctggactagagacttgtgcggttagtcagttCGTGGTATACACCCATgttggctttcgcttgaagtctgccgagcacatgtcgtgtgtagacgctaagtggtggaaacatgtgtgacgaagtatactcctgcagggtataaaactattcgaatagccgcgtccgcggtaaaggacttctgggttgcctataacagttcatagacaagtgaaagtggatactctaaaatgcgcaagataagcgtgagtgctatagatggcgttctcgtagggagacgggagcggatccatagtggtgtattgatatggtgaatatgtggactcgtgtgcgccacctcaaaagagttacttgcagtcgtagtttaggatagccaccgagtcaaagctggcttgctgcagttaaactccatcacccccctttgttgataccgatgcatatgtagctagttctgatgtaagtcttgctgagtacttttgtactcatgtttgcttaatttatgttttgcagagagacttcagtctcgctagtagtttcgcgtggacttcgatgtttagcttgatacctcagctacgatcttgtgccctcggcaggatctggtagatagtcaggcttcttagcctttttcatttgtagatgtctgtactcagacatgttaagcttccgcatgtgctttgatttgtatgctatgattgttgggtcatgagacccatgtttgtaatatctcgctcctcggagcctaatgaataaatacttgagtcgtagagttatgttgtgatgccatgttgtatttacacatatcgagcatattgtgtgtatgattgaaatgcttggtatgtgtgggatccgacaatctatttgtttatccttggcagcctctcttatggggaaatgtagtctagtgcttccatgagccatagtagtccgctacagcctggttcaccggagtcctgctagcccagcactactgctcaggacacttgactggccggcatgtgtttcacttcgttcctgtgtctgtcccttcggggaaatgtcacgcggtgacatccggagtcctgcctagcctgctacagcccgggttcccggagtcctgttagcccagtgctacagcccggattcacacgctgctgaccgacatgctcgatgtgattcatgtatgcctgtccccataggttggtgccgctttgggttcacgactagccatgtcggcccgagtttttttgtcatatggatgctagcgacactatcatatacgtgagccaaaaggcacaaatggtcccgggccatggtaaggcgacacccgtgggaataccgtgcgtgaggccgcaaagtgatatgaggtgttaccggctagatcaatgtgacttggaatcgagGTCCTAAcaaacttaccgtctattcatcaacagttgcggcagtacggcgaacacgagacgtgaaaaagaataaatctacacgtgcttagaccacctagtatgactattaggactagagcaagccaaaaagcgcgccaccgtcaccccctccttatcggcgacgggaaaacctttgttttacacagtagagaagtcattgtgctaaggcctcacatgctgaggcgttgaatagaatgtagatgatAGTTTACGGAAataagtatcgataatacgtttgtatctccatacttatatttcttctcttataaaacaTCGAGTTGGCGATGATGGTACGcatgccatcttgcaatatagaccgtccgatctttATCTGActgatggaaattaaactaaaaaatacccgcacccctctccacatttgcagacaaggccttccctcattcatccttatctccaacaacctcattgttgagcaattaagaaaggaagcctctggaacaaactggcctggtggccgctgccggtgTCATCAATCCCCATGCttccgctcagtccgaccaccaatcaccaccaagccccactcctcttcaccttatctcctatttctcgagatatcattagtttttacacatgggattactcccgcatgggTGAATCACAACGAgtgtttttataaaaaatgcatcttgatgttccgtgcaatgcacggatcttgctagtactcctacagaagactaagttggtgatgatggtgtgtctacTATCCGTCGTttgtgaccattagatctacatctaacgactgtgaggtaagttgttgccttttctcacaaacatcccacttgtctaccaatttgtagaaaaacccataattagtatcttaaaaccaaccacatccctccctgacctcaccaaaacagcccaaggaatatattctaattgaaacataatatatctctagtgatatatgtatatcaaaattagagtgttttgtatcaagtttgtgaataagccttattctaattatgattcgttgcaacgcacatgaacattgctagtatttccaaccatgcaaaTTTTTtccctagtattccatagttttgagttttccatcaagatattagtcactcatggttgatatttactttcaatcatgtacacatatgcactatgtaactagccttgcttattgggttccaaagcttaactttcactcctacttacaataagTAGAGTATTTCACAAAAagctaccactttcaaccagccctaggaagaatctattgtacaaaaaatagcaaaaacataccaaaaatttcttaatccacgcaaaaactactacctaccgattaggttagtttaaacccatttatgatagggttggcccacacgtcccTGCTGATGAGGCAGCtcaaaccaacacattttgtttgaccgttgacacgagggacccacatctgaccttctgtcctgttattccccctcaaatcattatttttcctgaacattacttcaaaccgTACTGATGTGTGTTCGttggtggcgccggtgatgagcgagttggccgccgctccgccggacgggctGGACGCCGTGCTGGCCTctgcacgggttggcaggctggcccgagcgtgactcacgagcgagcaagccgccgcgctggccttcgcttAAGCCAGATGGatggccttagcgcggcgcgcaCGAACAAGCCGCTGCGccgccgtgccaatctagctaaCAAACCTTACAAACAAGCAgatggacggagctatcttggctagctagcagCCGCGAGCatcggacggagctggcatccgggctgccgcaaacgggctccgcaccgccggcggttttgacctcgccttctgccggcggcggtagttgcgtcccatggccgaggatgactaggtggatgggccggaggtaggaggtc contains:
- the LOC125534281 gene encoding uncharacterized protein LOC125534281; protein product: MRSPLESPPLALPLPEAPPSSSAAASRSPCPTNVDVPEAPYPSSASFSRSLSATSSSSPPSRCLSCVLSPERQAGDWSICKSSNATTSKLRRCLKDTQVDLQAALKIWETYD